One Sinorhizobium arboris LMG 14919 genomic region harbors:
- a CDS encoding hydrogenase small subunit: MAAAETFYDVIRRQGITRRSFTKFCSLTAASLGFGSGAARAMAMALETKERVPVIWMHGLECTCCSESFIRSAHPLVKDVVLSMISLDYDDTIMAAAGHQAEAILEETKEKYKGKFVLAVEGNPPLNEDGMFCIDGGRPFVEKLKWMAEDAFAIIAWGTCASWGCVQAAKPNPTQATPIDKVILDKPIIKVPGCPPIAEVMTGVVTFITTFGKLPELDRQGRPKMFYSQRIHDKCYRRPHFDAGQFVEEWDDEGARKGYCLYRMGCKGPTTYNACSTVRWNGGVSFPIQSGHGCIGCSEDGFWDNGSFYDRLTNLHQFGIEANADKVGLTAAGIVGGAIAAHAAVSAVKRVASKREKAGA, encoded by the coding sequence ATGGCAGCTGCCGAGACCTTTTATGACGTCATTCGTCGCCAGGGGATTACCCGGCGCAGTTTTACCAAGTTCTGCAGCTTGACGGCCGCGAGCCTCGGCTTCGGGTCGGGAGCGGCGAGGGCAATGGCGATGGCGCTGGAGACCAAGGAACGCGTGCCCGTCATCTGGATGCACGGCCTCGAATGCACATGCTGTTCGGAGAGCTTCATCCGCTCGGCCCATCCGTTGGTCAAGGACGTGGTCCTGTCGATGATCTCGCTCGACTATGATGATACGATCATGGCGGCCGCCGGCCATCAGGCCGAGGCGATCCTCGAAGAGACCAAGGAGAAGTACAAGGGCAAGTTCGTCCTCGCCGTCGAGGGCAATCCGCCGCTCAACGAGGACGGCATGTTCTGCATCGACGGCGGACGGCCCTTCGTCGAGAAGCTGAAATGGATGGCCGAGGACGCGTTTGCCATCATCGCCTGGGGTACCTGCGCCTCCTGGGGCTGCGTGCAGGCCGCCAAACCCAATCCGACCCAGGCAACGCCGATCGACAAGGTCATTCTCGACAAGCCGATCATCAAAGTTCCCGGCTGTCCGCCGATCGCTGAGGTTATGACCGGCGTCGTCACCTTCATCACCACCTTCGGAAAGCTGCCGGAACTCGACCGGCAGGGGCGACCGAAGATGTTCTATTCGCAGCGCATTCACGACAAGTGCTACCGGCGCCCGCATTTCGACGCCGGCCAGTTCGTCGAGGAGTGGGACGACGAGGGTGCGCGCAAGGGGTACTGCCTCTACAGGATGGGCTGCAAGGGTCCGACAACCTACAATGCCTGTTCCACTGTCCGCTGGAACGGTGGCGTCTCGTTCCCGATCCAGTCGGGCCACGGCTGCATCGGCTGTTCGGAAGACGGCTTCTGGGACAATGGCAGCTTCTATGACCGGCTGACCAACCTCCATCAGTTCGGGATCGAGGCGAATGCCGACAAGGTCGGGTTGACCGCGGCGGGCATCGTGGGCGGCGCGATCGCCGCGCATGCCGCCGTGTCTGCCGTCAAGCGCGTCGCCAGCAAGCGCGAAAAAGCCGGCGCCTAA
- a CDS encoding nickel-dependent hydrogenase large subunit, which translates to MTSQTPNGFTLDNSGRRIVVDPVTRIEGHMRIEVNVDENNIIRNAVSTGTMWRGIEVILKNRDPRDAWAFTERICGVCTGTHALTSVRAVENALGIAIPDNANSIRNLMQLALQVHDHIVHFYHLHALDWVDVVSALSADPKATSALAQSVSDWPLSSPGYFKDIQTRLKKFVESGQLGPFKNGYWGNASYKLPPEANLMAVAHYLEALDFQKEIVKIHTIFGGKNPHPNWLVGGVPCAINLDGTGAVGAINMERLNLVTSIIDQIIEFNNKVYVPDIMAIGSFYKEWLYGGGLSGKNILAYGDLPEHANDYSDASLKLPRGAIINGNLAEVHPVDHADPEQIQEFVTHSWYKYPDETKGLHPWDGVTEPHYELGLNAKGTRTNIEQLDEAAKYSWIKAPRWRGHAMEVGPLARWVIGYAQNKAEFKDPVDRVLTDLGLPVSALFSTLGRTAARALESSWAGHQMRYFQNKLIANIKAGDSSTAHIDKWKPETWPKEVKGVGFSEAPRGALAHWIKIKDGRIDNYQCVVPTTWNGSPRDLKGNIGAFEASLIDTPMSDPAQPLEILRTIHSFDPCLACSTHVMSPHGQEMARVQVR; encoded by the coding sequence GTGACAAGTCAAACTCCGAACGGCTTTACGCTCGACAATTCCGGCAGGCGCATCGTCGTCGATCCGGTCACCCGCATCGAGGGTCATATGCGGATCGAGGTGAATGTCGACGAAAACAACATCATCCGCAACGCCGTGTCGACCGGCACGATGTGGCGGGGCATCGAGGTTATCCTCAAGAACCGAGATCCGCGCGACGCTTGGGCCTTTACCGAACGTATCTGCGGTGTGTGCACCGGCACACATGCCCTGACGTCGGTGCGCGCCGTGGAAAATGCGCTCGGTATCGCCATTCCGGACAATGCGAACTCTATTCGCAACCTGATGCAGCTGGCGCTCCAGGTGCATGACCACATCGTACATTTCTATCATCTCCACGCACTCGACTGGGTGGATGTGGTCTCGGCGCTTTCGGCCGATCCCAAGGCGACCTCGGCGCTGGCGCAATCAGTCTCCGACTGGCCGCTTTCCTCGCCAGGCTATTTCAAGGACATCCAGACCCGGCTCAAGAAGTTCGTCGAATCTGGCCAGCTCGGCCCCTTCAAGAACGGCTATTGGGGCAATGCTTCCTACAAGCTGCCGCCTGAGGCCAATCTGATGGCGGTGGCGCATTATCTGGAGGCGCTCGACTTCCAGAAGGAGATCGTCAAGATCCACACGATCTTCGGCGGCAAGAACCCGCATCCCAACTGGCTCGTCGGCGGCGTGCCCTGCGCGATAAATCTCGACGGCACAGGCGCCGTCGGCGCGATCAATATGGAACGGCTGAACTTGGTGACCTCGATCATCGATCAGATCATTGAGTTCAATAACAAGGTCTATGTCCCCGATATCATGGCCATCGGATCCTTCTACAAGGAATGGCTCTATGGTGGTGGGCTATCGGGCAAAAACATTCTGGCATATGGCGACTTGCCGGAACATGCCAACGACTATTCCGACGCCAGCCTTAAGCTGCCCCGTGGCGCGATCATCAACGGCAATCTCGCGGAAGTCCATCCGGTCGACCATGCGGACCCCGAACAGATCCAGGAATTCGTGACCCACTCCTGGTACAAATATCCCGACGAGACCAAGGGCCTCCATCCCTGGGACGGCGTCACCGAGCCTCACTATGAACTGGGCCTCAATGCCAAGGGCACCAGGACGAATATCGAGCAGCTTGACGAGGCTGCGAAATATTCATGGATCAAGGCGCCGCGCTGGCGCGGCCATGCCATGGAGGTCGGCCCCCTCGCCCGCTGGGTGATCGGTTATGCGCAGAACAAGGCGGAGTTCAAGGATCCGGTCGACAGGGTGCTCACGGATCTCGGCCTGCCGGTCTCGGCGCTCTTTTCGACGCTGGGCCGTACTGCGGCGCGCGCACTCGAATCGAGCTGGGCTGGCCACCAGATGCGCTATTTCCAGAACAAGCTGATCGCCAACATCAAGGCCGGTGACTCTTCGACTGCCCATATCGACAAGTGGAAACCGGAAACTTGGCCCAAGGAGGTCAAGGGCGTCGGCTTTTCCGAGGCGCCCCGCGGCGCGCTCGCGCACTGGATCAAGATCAAGGACGGCAGGATCGACAATTATCAGTGCGTCGTTCCCACAACATGGAACGGCAGCCCGCGCGACCTTAAAGGCAATATCGGCGCCTTCGAGGCATCGCTCATCGATACCCCGATGTCCGATCCGGCCCAGCCCCTCGAAATTCTCCGGACCATCCATTCCTTCGATCCATGCCTGGCGTGTTCGACGCACGTCATGAGCCCGCATGGTCAGGAAATGGCCAGGGTCCAGGTCCGGTGA
- the cybH gene encoding Ni/Fe-hydrogenase, b-type cytochrome subunit, translated as MTIHESIAADGEDAVQGQNVYVYEAPVRIWHWVNAFSILTLALTGYFIGSPLPSVPGEASANFLMGYIRFMHFAAGQVLAVFLILRLYWAFVGNVHARQIFYVPFWSGRFWKEWLHEVRWYTFLARQPKKYVGHNPLAQLAMLPMFTLPLFFMVITGFALYSEGAGRDSLEYALFGWVFSIWPNSQDIHTFHHLGMWVILVFVMVHIYVAVREDIMCRQSIISSMISGERLFKDRED; from the coding sequence ATGACCATCCATGAATCTATCGCCGCCGATGGCGAAGACGCCGTCCAGGGTCAGAACGTCTATGTCTATGAAGCTCCAGTGCGCATCTGGCACTGGGTCAACGCCTTTTCGATCCTGACGCTCGCCCTCACCGGATATTTCATCGGTTCGCCGCTGCCGTCCGTGCCCGGCGAGGCGAGTGCCAACTTCCTTATGGGCTACATCCGCTTCATGCACTTCGCGGCGGGGCAGGTCCTCGCCGTGTTCCTGATCCTCCGCCTCTACTGGGCCTTTGTCGGCAATGTCCACGCGCGGCAGATCTTCTATGTGCCGTTCTGGAGCGGCCGCTTCTGGAAGGAATGGCTGCACGAGGTGCGGTGGTACACATTCCTGGCGCGCCAGCCGAAGAAATATGTCGGCCATAATCCGTTGGCGCAGCTCGCCATGCTCCCGATGTTCACCTTGCCCCTCTTCTTCATGGTGATCACCGGCTTTGCGCTTTATAGCGAGGGCGCGGGCCGCGACAGCTTAGAATATGCACTGTTTGGCTGGGTGTTCTCGATCTGGCCGAACAGCCAGGACATCCACACCTTCCATCATCTCGGCATGTGGGTGATCCTCGTCTTCGTGATGGTCCACATCTATGTGGCGGTGCGCGAGGACATTATGTGCCGGCAGAGCATCATCTCTTCGATGATCTCGGGCGAGCGGCTGTTCAAGGACCGGGAGGACTAG
- a CDS encoding HyaD/HybD family hydrogenase maturation endopeptidase: MAAPYPLISAPTPRILVLGIGNILWADEGFGVRAVEHFHKTYEVPDNVTILDGGTQGLYLVQFVNEHDRLIVFDAIDYGLEPGTMKVVEDNEVPKFTGAKKMSLHQTGFQEVLSAADFMGHYPERLALIGCQPLHLEDWGGPLTEPVKAVLPAAVKTAVRILRDWGVPVTARPEDAVVPPLLENDIDFDNYERRTEAAALNF; the protein is encoded by the coding sequence ATGGCGGCTCCCTATCCTCTGATATCCGCGCCGACACCTCGCATTCTCGTGCTCGGCATCGGCAACATCCTCTGGGCCGACGAGGGCTTTGGCGTCCGGGCGGTGGAGCATTTCCACAAAACCTATGAAGTCCCTGATAACGTCACCATCCTCGACGGCGGCACGCAGGGGCTCTACCTCGTCCAGTTCGTCAACGAGCACGATCGGCTGATCGTCTTCGACGCCATCGACTATGGACTTGAGCCGGGCACGATGAAGGTAGTGGAAGACAACGAAGTGCCGAAGTTCACGGGCGCCAAGAAAATGAGCCTGCACCAGACCGGCTTCCAGGAGGTGCTGAGCGCTGCAGATTTCATGGGCCACTATCCCGAGCGGCTGGCGTTGATCGGCTGTCAGCCGCTCCATCTTGAGGACTGGGGCGGACCGCTTACAGAGCCCGTCAAGGCCGTCTTACCTGCCGCGGTCAAGACGGCGGTCCGGATATTGCGTGACTGGGGCGTTCCGGTGACCGCACGGCCCGAGGACGCGGTAGTGCCGCCGCTCCTCGAAAACGATATCGACTTCGACAATTACGAACGCCGTACCGAAGCGGCCGCCCTGAATTTCTGA
- a CDS encoding HupE/UreJ family protein, which produces MVAVGFWASTVGGKARRIVPSAFVWLMAVGGVMGSTGVPLPMVETSTALAVAVLGLLVAFEVKVPAHVAAAVVGVSALFHGHAQGIELPAMAYAGGYVAGFLAATTALHAVGIGLASLRFGKAGHAAMRMARSGGSACRLNHIPGRLLPIFFVEN; this is translated from the coding sequence ATGGTCGCGGTCGGCTTCTGGGCGTCGACGGTGGGCGGCAAGGCTCGCCGGATAGTTCCCTCCGCCTTCGTGTGGTTGATGGCTGTCGGCGGCGTGATGGGGAGCACCGGGGTCCCGCTTCCCATGGTGGAGACGTCGACCGCACTAGCGGTGGCTGTGCTTGGCCTACTTGTGGCCTTTGAGGTGAAGGTTCCGGCGCATGTGGCGGCGGCCGTGGTTGGCGTCTCGGCGCTGTTCCATGGCCACGCCCAGGGAATCGAGCTTCCGGCAATGGCGTACGCTGGGGGTTATGTGGCCGGCTTCCTTGCCGCGACAACCGCCCTACACGCCGTGGGCATCGGTCTGGCCTCGCTCAGGTTCGGTAAAGCCGGGCATGCCGCGATGCGCATGGCCCGGTCGGGCGGCTCTGCTTGCCGGCTGAACCATATCCCAGGGCGCCTGCTCCCGATCTTCTTTGTCGAGAATTGA
- a CDS encoding HypC/HybG/HupF family hydrogenase formation chaperone, with product MCIGIPMRVVAGNEFAAQCERHGKTTTISLMLVGPQPPGTHILTHLGSAIRVLEAEEARAIDDALASLAEAVEGRE from the coding sequence ATGTGCATAGGCATTCCCATGCGGGTCGTTGCCGGCAACGAGTTCGCAGCCCAGTGCGAGCGCCACGGTAAGACAACCACGATCTCTCTGATGCTGGTCGGCCCGCAGCCGCCGGGCACTCATATCCTCACCCATCTCGGCTCAGCCATCCGCGTGCTCGAAGCTGAAGAAGCGCGCGCGATCGACGATGCGCTTGCGAGTCTGGCCGAAGCGGTCGAAGGACGAGAATAA
- a CDS encoding PLD nuclease N-terminal domain-containing protein, protein MAFLIVYLILAVVFAVIGSEMAKSRNRDAAAWALVCALLPLLGIIALAVAGRANAPTPYSPTIRNEQPLHMSPVKVEVESKNYDEGKWLALLDVDDDIAAAAKDIESYGAGYIDEFAQKYLALGDKSYLESLKAKIIARAVKDQERKIEQQKQDELDSTNEANKIYFEYLEKLKQNGGIDPDYHSKVVSVEKYSGTAKAFRNGVEVQFEDGTFALKGGFLMRRFNSKAELDEWR, encoded by the coding sequence ATGGCTTTCTTAATCGTCTATCTGATTTTGGCCGTCGTTTTCGCTGTGATTGGCTCAGAAATGGCAAAGTCGAGAAATCGCGATGCGGCAGCGTGGGCGCTCGTATGTGCGCTGCTTCCCTTGTTAGGGATTATTGCACTAGCAGTCGCCGGGCGTGCCAATGCGCCGACGCCGTATTCCCCGACCATACGGAATGAGCAACCCCTCCACATGTCCCCGGTGAAGGTCGAGGTAGAATCGAAGAATTACGACGAAGGGAAGTGGCTGGCGCTTCTTGACGTTGATGATGACATAGCGGCCGCGGCGAAGGACATCGAAAGCTATGGCGCGGGCTACATTGATGAGTTCGCGCAAAAATACCTTGCCCTAGGTGACAAGAGCTACCTTGAATCTCTGAAGGCAAAAATCATTGCAAGAGCGGTGAAAGATCAAGAGAGAAAAATCGAGCAACAGAAGCAGGATGAGCTAGACAGTACCAACGAGGCCAACAAAATTTACTTCGAATATCTGGAAAAACTAAAACAGAATGGCGGAATAGACCCCGATTATCACTCCAAAGTAGTGAGCGTCGAAAAGTATTCAGGCACGGCCAAAGCCTTCAGGAACGGCGTGGAAGTGCAATTCGAAGACGGCACTTTTGCCCTCAAGGGTGGTTTCTTAATGAGGCGCTTCAACAGCAAGGCCGAGTTGGACGAATGGAGATAG
- a CDS encoding hydrogenase accessory protein produces MVICGGKMTSALVRALSERSRLPLVDETNIDAFLASTASENALLFFTGDPAKQPEAIDVAVILPELLLFFCGRLRGAVVRHTAEDKLKARFNVIVMPSLVVTRRDKPVGVLGKIRDWSEYVEKVGAWLAPDAPVMMPPSGPKIEITRDGTVIVR; encoded by the coding sequence ATGGTGATTTGTGGAGGTAAAATGACATCTGCTCTGGTCCGCGCATTAAGCGAGCGGTCGCGCCTGCCTCTCGTCGATGAGACGAACATCGACGCTTTCCTCGCTTCGACGGCGAGCGAGAATGCTTTGCTGTTCTTTACAGGCGACCCGGCAAAGCAGCCTGAGGCCATTGACGTCGCCGTGATTCTTCCTGAACTCCTGCTGTTCTTCTGCGGTCGTCTGCGCGGTGCGGTAGTCCGCCATACGGCCGAGGATAAGCTCAAGGCCCGCTTCAACGTTATTGTGATGCCAAGCCTGGTTGTCACGCGCCGGGATAAGCCCGTGGGCGTCCTCGGCAAAATACGCGACTGGTCGGAATATGTCGAAAAGGTCGGCGCCTGGTTGGCGCCCGATGCGCCCGTCATGATGCCCCCGAGCGGGCCAAAGATCGAGATCACGCGTGACGGTACTGTGATCGTCCGATGA
- a CDS encoding hydrogenase expression/formation protein, protein MKADFWVGTEREDAAMAVMPIGCQPPLRARKLNFLATSSAEEMIRRCRRTAMLLPELAEALALQRADQKGRLFDITDYPDDEKELITHALGEGEVAGVAALSNGITARMQETVMAGVWRIRFTDGDGRLVADYVEVASIPAVVRQVCSALPSTISHGPAPAGAMNVMPVLTEIRDRIGRYRDGEPAHVIAFSLFPMSPEDMTFLQETLGAGPVQLTSRGYGTCRAVATGARNVWSVQFYNAMDTIILDTLEICDIPSVAIAAEEDFRDSEARMREIEEAYFR, encoded by the coding sequence ATGAAGGCCGATTTCTGGGTCGGCACCGAGCGCGAAGACGCGGCGATGGCTGTCATGCCGATCGGCTGCCAGCCGCCGCTCCGTGCGCGCAAGCTCAATTTTCTTGCCACCAGCAGCGCCGAGGAGATGATCCGCCGATGTCGGCGGACAGCGATGCTCCTGCCGGAGCTCGCCGAGGCGCTCGCTCTCCAGAGGGCCGACCAAAAGGGCCGTCTGTTCGACATCACGGATTATCCGGATGATGAAAAGGAACTGATCACCCACGCCCTCGGCGAGGGGGAAGTCGCGGGCGTCGCAGCGCTTTCGAACGGCATCACCGCACGGATGCAGGAAACGGTTATGGCCGGCGTCTGGCGCATCCGCTTCACCGACGGCGACGGCCGGCTCGTCGCCGACTATGTCGAGGTGGCAAGCATTCCCGCCGTCGTCAGGCAAGTGTGTTCGGCGCTGCCATCAACGATCAGCCATGGACCGGCGCCTGCTGGCGCGATGAACGTCATGCCCGTGCTGACCGAGATCAGAGACAGGATCGGCCGCTACCGGGATGGCGAGCCGGCACATGTCATCGCTTTCTCCCTCTTTCCGATGAGCCCGGAAGACATGACGTTTTTGCAGGAGACGCTGGGCGCGGGGCCTGTGCAGCTCACCTCGCGCGGCTACGGCACCTGCCGCGCAGTGGCGACCGGCGCACGCAATGTCTGGTCGGTTCAGTTCTACAACGCCATGGACACGATCATTCTCGACACGCTCGAGATCTGCGACATCCCCTCCGTCGCGATCGCGGCCGAGGAGGACTTCCGGGACTCCGAGGCGCGGATGCGTGAAATCGAGGAGGCTTATTTCAGATGA
- a CDS encoding rubredoxin, which produces MSAFENLDKREVVSDDDPMESGICWHVYDPAEGDPVGQIEPGTSFADLPQDWRCPNCDALQTQFIRLRHER; this is translated from the coding sequence ATGAGCGCCTTCGAGAATTTGGACAAACGCGAGGTCGTGTCGGACGACGACCCAATGGAAAGCGGCATCTGCTGGCACGTCTACGATCCGGCTGAAGGCGACCCCGTCGGGCAGATCGAGCCCGGTACATCCTTTGCCGATCTTCCGCAGGATTGGCGCTGCCCTAATTGCGATGCGCTCCAAACGCAGTTCATCAGGCTACGTCATGAACGCTAA
- the hybE gene encoding [NiFe]-hydrogenase assembly chaperone HybE — MRSKRSSSGYVMNANPADSDLALAIGQRLEARYRHIHAAMADLSICNSVLSVAATGFRAFGGREFGIVTTPWSMNLVALDFPDAPQAAPAAVGTTARINLPAGEVDFIAGELDTIGRVDSCSLLSPVFEFATMEAAPETAEGAIRAFFDPSALEPPPAPAAPLNRRDLLYGKFRKHEEAMTE; from the coding sequence ATGCGCTCCAAACGCAGTTCATCAGGCTACGTCATGAACGCTAACCCGGCCGATTCTGACCTTGCCTTGGCAATCGGGCAGCGGCTCGAGGCTCGCTACCGCCACATTCACGCTGCAATGGCCGACCTGTCGATCTGCAACTCCGTGCTCAGCGTCGCCGCTACCGGCTTTCGCGCCTTTGGCGGCCGCGAATTCGGGATTGTTACGACGCCCTGGTCCATGAACCTTGTGGCGCTCGATTTTCCGGACGCGCCGCAGGCCGCGCCCGCCGCGGTGGGCACGACAGCGCGGATCAACTTGCCTGCGGGCGAAGTGGATTTCATCGCCGGCGAGCTCGACACCATTGGCCGTGTCGATTCCTGCTCGCTGCTTTCCCCGGTCTTCGAATTCGCCACCATGGAGGCGGCGCCGGAAACCGCCGAGGGGGCCATTCGGGCCTTCTTCGATCCGTCCGCCCTCGAACCGCCCCCGGCCCCCGCGGCTCCCCTCAATCGGCGCGACCTGTTGTACGGCAAATTCCGCAAGCACGAGGAGGCGATGACGGAATGA
- a CDS encoding hydrogenase assembly protein HupF → MTYLLSAGTIRIDVTVSRGLACSVAVKANRPQGLARMFVGRRAEEAPALAGQVFSLCGFAQSLACRIAVLNATDTPMGDEERVAAGAGLLAERIFETLRPLILHWPTPLPEKMALGVGRQLREALAASHVIVSQGRSGQIAKDSLAADAARLTAAAHALGTPRDGDEPVVGSVLAAMLQELGDAADFAQRTPEPLTADDDAEVIARLPDEPDFARMPHLPGRVVETGAYARRSGAIFSRKPHLARRLLARIGDIQDCLAQLARLATSGDQDWSSLAAGGPTPGAGGYGAVECARGRLYHHAEVGSDGRLGAYRILAPTEWNFHPVGPFVERLLLSRIGTGESAARSVSLLALLFDPCVPFDIGIREAAHA, encoded by the coding sequence ATGACCTATCTCCTCAGTGCAGGCACGATCCGGATCGACGTGACGGTGTCGCGTGGACTCGCCTGTTCGGTCGCCGTGAAGGCGAACCGGCCGCAGGGGCTCGCCCGCATGTTCGTTGGCCGCCGGGCGGAGGAGGCGCCCGCACTGGCGGGACAGGTCTTTTCGCTTTGCGGTTTCGCGCAATCGCTTGCATGCAGGATTGCTGTCCTCAATGCGACGGACACGCCGATGGGCGACGAGGAGCGTGTGGCCGCCGGCGCCGGCCTGCTGGCCGAGCGAATCTTCGAGACCCTCCGCCCTCTGATCTTGCACTGGCCGACGCCGCTCCCGGAGAAAATGGCGCTCGGTGTGGGCCGGCAGTTGCGTGAAGCGCTCGCCGCCTCGCACGTGATTGTATCGCAGGGGCGGAGCGGACAAATCGCCAAAGACAGCCTGGCGGCCGATGCGGCGCGGCTTACCGCTGCCGCCCATGCCTTGGGGACTCCCCGCGATGGCGATGAACCGGTGGTAGGTTCGGTCCTCGCTGCGATGCTGCAGGAACTCGGCGATGCTGCTGACTTCGCGCAGCGGACCCCAGAACCCCTGACTGCGGATGACGACGCCGAGGTCATCGCCCGTCTCCCAGATGAACCGGATTTCGCCCGCATGCCGCACCTTCCAGGCCGCGTCGTCGAAACGGGCGCCTATGCCCGCCGCAGTGGCGCCATTTTTTCCCGCAAGCCGCATCTGGCGCGGCGCCTACTTGCACGCATCGGCGATATCCAGGATTGCCTGGCGCAGCTCGCGCGCCTCGCGACAAGCGGCGATCAAGACTGGTCATCGCTTGCCGCCGGCGGACCGACGCCGGGCGCGGGCGGCTACGGCGCGGTGGAATGCGCGCGCGGGCGGCTCTATCACCACGCCGAGGTCGGCAGCGACGGCCGGCTCGGCGCCTATCGCATCCTCGCGCCGACCGAGTGGAATTTTCACCCGGTGGGCCCTTTCGTCGAGAGGCTGCTGTTGTCGCGGATCGGGACAGGTGAGAGCGCAGCGCGATCCGTCTCCCTGCTTGCCTTGCTTTTCGACCCCTGCGTCCCCTTCGACATCGGCATTCGTGAGGCCGCCCATGCATGA
- the hypA gene encoding hydrogenase maturation nickel metallochaperone HypA: MHELSLMESVIAIVCETARQHGATRVKSVRLDVGVLSHADPDALLFCYQAVRHGTIAQAATLEINRVPGKGWCLDCAKTVALAERFGGCPDCGRHRVQMTAGDELKIRDMEVI, encoded by the coding sequence ATGCATGAGCTGTCATTGATGGAGAGCGTGATCGCCATTGTCTGCGAGACGGCCCGGCAGCATGGCGCAACTCGCGTCAAGTCGGTCCGCCTCGACGTCGGCGTGCTGAGCCACGCCGACCCCGACGCGCTGCTGTTCTGCTACCAAGCGGTGCGTCATGGCACGATTGCGCAAGCCGCCACGCTCGAAATCAATCGGGTTCCCGGGAAAGGCTGGTGCCTGGATTGCGCGAAGACGGTGGCGCTCGCCGAACGCTTCGGTGGCTGTCCGGATTGCGGCAGGCATCGGGTTCAGATGACGGCGGGCGACGAATTGAAGATCAGGGACATGGAGGTGATCTGA
- the hypB gene encoding hydrogenase nickel incorporation protein HypB, with translation MCSACGCGTSTIEGHKHQSADHAHAHGHNHQINDDGQGQEHQHDHDHDHHLLGDHDHHHTENGSVHYGRGIAGVHVPGMSQERIIQVERRILSKNDAHAAENRRHFERNGIFALNFVSSPGSGKTSLLVRTIYDLKDRLAISVIEGDQQTSNDAARIRATGARAIQINTGKGCHLDAHMVGHAAEDLAPEAGSALFIENVGNLVCPAAFDLGEAHKVVVLSITEGEDKPLKYPDMFAAADLMILNKADLLPYLDFNVGLCIANALRVNPRLQTLTVSARTGEGMEAFYAWLEASAASRAARSKEA, from the coding sequence ATGTGTTCGGCATGCGGCTGCGGGACGTCGACCATCGAGGGCCATAAGCACCAGAGCGCGGACCACGCCCATGCGCATGGCCACAATCATCAAATCAACGATGATGGGCAAGGACAAGAGCACCAACATGATCATGACCACGATCACCACCTCCTTGGCGATCACGACCATCACCACACCGAGAACGGCAGCGTCCACTATGGCCGCGGTATCGCCGGCGTCCATGTCCCGGGCATGAGCCAGGAGCGGATCATCCAGGTCGAGCGCCGCATTCTCTCCAAGAACGACGCGCATGCCGCCGAGAACCGGCGCCATTTCGAGCGCAATGGCATCTTCGCGCTTAACTTCGTCTCCAGCCCCGGCTCGGGCAAGACAAGCCTGCTCGTGCGCACCATCTACGACCTCAAGGACCGCCTGGCCATCAGTGTCATCGAGGGTGACCAGCAGACCTCAAACGACGCCGCCCGCATTCGCGCGACCGGCGCCCGCGCGATTCAGATCAATACCGGGAAGGGCTGCCACCTCGATGCCCATATGGTTGGGCATGCGGCGGAGGATCTCGCGCCCGAGGCGGGTTCCGCGCTTTTCATTGAGAACGTCGGCAACCTCGTCTGTCCCGCCGCCTTCGATCTCGGCGAGGCGCACAAGGTGGTGGTCCTGTCCATCACCGAAGGCGAGGACAAGCCGCTGAAATACCCTGATATGTTCGCTGCCGCCGACCTGATGATCCTCAACAAGGCCGACCTGCTGCCGTATCTCGATTTCAATGTCGGGCTCTGCATCGCCAATGCGCTGCGGGTCAATCCAAGGCTGCAGACGCTGACCGTGTCTGCCCGCACGGGTGAGGGTATGGAGGCCTTCTATGCCTGGCTTGAAGCCTCGGCAGCCAGTCGCGCCGCACGGTCCAAGGAGGCCTGA